Proteins encoded together in one Impatiens glandulifera chromosome 1, dImpGla2.1, whole genome shotgun sequence window:
- the LOC124913868 gene encoding E3 ubiquitin-protein ligase RSL1-like, producing MIALSSTSKVKIEVDNTANIKCPGLRCDFNLDILSCRSILPVKLFEKWCDILFVKIILELDHCYCPNQKCTTLMVNECGGDVKRSICHNCKQAFCFKCKTSWHDGFDCEENEEIKDANDVAFGVLVEKNKWMRCPKCKFYVSLRNNSCTKQMFDKILL from the exons ATGATTGCATTATCAAGTACGTCAAAAGTGAAAATTGAAGTTGATAACACTGCGAATATTAAGTGTCCCGGCCTACGTTGCGACTTCAATCTAGACATACTCTCTTGTCGTTCGATCCTCCCTGTTAAGTTGTTTGAAAAATGGTGCGATATCCTTTTCGTCAAAATCATTTTGGAGCTCGATCATTGCTATTGCCCTAATCAAAAGTGTACAACGTTGATGGTGAACGAATGTGGCGGGGATGTAAAGCGGTCTATTTGTCATAACTGTAAACAAGCGTTCTGTTTTAAGTGCAAAACTTCATGGCACGATGGTTTTGATTGCGAAGAGAATGAAGAAATTAAGGATGCTAATGACGTTGCTTTTGGTGTTCTTGTTGAGAAGAATAAGTGGATGAGGTGCCCTAAATGCAAATTTTATGTCTCGTTGAGAAATAATAGTTGCACAAAACAA ATGTTCGACAAAATTCTGTTATAA